A single genomic interval of Danio aesculapii chromosome 5, fDanAes4.1, whole genome shotgun sequence harbors:
- the xbp1 gene encoding LOW QUALITY PROTEIN: X-box-binding protein 1 (The sequence of the model RefSeq protein was modified relative to this genomic sequence to represent the inferred CDS: deleted 2 bases in 1 codon), producing the protein MVVVTAGTGGAHKVLLISGKQSASVGATQGGYSRSISVMIPNQASSDSDSTTSGPPLRKRQRLTHLSPEEKALRRKLKNRVAAQTARDRKKAKMGELEQQVLELELENQKLHVENRLLRDKTSDLLSENEELRQRLGLDTLETKEQVQVMESAVSELDLVTGSSESAALRLRVSAAGAGPAVPKSEDFTMDTHSPGPADSESDLLLGILDILDPELFLKTDLPEAQEPQQELVLVGGAGEQVPSSAPAALGPAPVKLEALNELIHFDHIYTKPAEVLVSEESICEVKAEDSVVFSETEEEVQVEDKTVSVKDEPEEVVIPAENQNPDAADDFLSDTSFGGYEKASYLTDAYSDSGYERSPSPFSNISSPLCSEGSWDDMFATELFPQLISV; encoded by the exons ATGGTCGTAGTTACAGCAGGGACCGGAGGAGCCCACAAAGTCCTCCTGATATCGGGAAAACAGAGCGCTTCGGTCGGCGCGACACAGGGCGGGTACAGCCGCTCAATATCTGTCATGATACCGAATCAAGCCTCTTCAGACTCCGACTCCACCACCTCTGGACCACCACTGCGAAAACGGCAAAGACTCACACATCTGAGCCCAGAGGAAAAAGCACTTCGAAG gaaatTAAAGAACAGAGTTGCTGCACAGACAGCAAGAGACAGAAAAAAGGCCAAAATGGGGGAGTTGGAACAGCAAGTGCTGGAGTTGGAGCTAGAG AATCAGAAACTTCACGTTGAGAACAGGCTGTTGCGAGATAAGACGAGCGATCTGCTCAGTGAGAATGAGGAGCTGAGACAGAGATTGGGGTTGGATACCTTGGAAACAAAGGAGCAG GTTCAGGTAATGGAGTCCGCAGTGAGCGAATTAGATTTGGTGACCGGGTCTTCTGAGTCCGCAGCACTCAGGCTACGTGTG TCCGCAGCAGGTGCAGGCCCAGCAGTCCCCAAATCTGAAGACTTCACCATGGATACTCACAGCCCTGGCCCTGCAGACTCTGAG TCTGATCTCTTGCTTGGTATTTTGGACATCCTTGACCCCGAGCTCTTCCTCAAGACAGACCTTCCTGAAGCACAGGAGCCTCAGCAGGAGCTTGTGCTGGTCGGGGGTGCAGGAGAGCAAGTACCTTCCTCCGCACCTGCAGCTTTGGGGCCCGCACCAGTTAAGCTGGAAGCCCTTAATGAACTGATCCACTTCGACCACATCTACACCAAACCCGCAGAGGTGCTGGTGAGCGAGGAGAGCATTTGCGAAGTTAAAGCCGAGGATTCCGTCGTCTTCTCTGAAACCGAGGAAGAAGTTCAGGTGGAGGATAAAACGGTGTCTGTCAAGGACGAACCGGAGGAAGTGGTCATCCCTGCAGAGAATCAAAATCCAGACGCGGCTGACGACTTCCTGTCTGACACCTCTTTCGGCGGCTACGAGAAGGCTTCGTATCTGACGGATGCATATAGTGACTCTGGATACGAGAGGTCTCCTTCCCCTTTCAGCAACATTTCATCCCCCCTTTGTTCCGAGGGCTCGTGGGATGACATGTTTGCAACCGAACTCTTCCCCCAACTGATTAGCGTCTGA